In one window of Thermodesulfobacteriota bacterium DNA:
- the gltX gene encoding glutamate--tRNA ligase has protein sequence MVRTRFAPSPTGALHLGNARTALFNWLFARRHKGSFILRIEDTDTKRSTYEAEKGIYEDLKWLGLNWDEGPDAGGPFGPYRQSERLSIYKDEAERLVDEGKAYRCYCTVERLEELRAEQAAKGLPSRYDGRCRELDPRKAPEGAPSVIRFKVPVKDVMLMDAVHGLLSFDSRAIGDFVIMGSDGIAAYNFAAVVDDSGMSISHVIRGDDHLSNTPRQILLFESLGRRAPIYSHVPLVLGPDRTPLSKRHGDFSLKGLREEGYLPEAIANAIARLGWSPGEGLFTLEEMAGRFTLERLSKSGSEFDIARLKSYSKVALARRSGEGLASLVGIEGADTNKLVELSDALKKNASTINELRALMRPFLSEPAPGEAALSELKEERSRRVITAFKEELEKITGPEDYEAIIERVKAATGEKGRHLLMPARLALTGEREGIELPGVFRLLGKREAIRRLEKWLR, from the coding sequence ATGGTCCGGACCAGGTTCGCGCCGAGCCCGACTGGCGCGCTCCACCTGGGGAACGCCAGGACCGCGCTGTTCAACTGGCTTTTCGCCCGCCGCCATAAAGGGAGCTTCATACTCAGGATAGAGGATACCGACACCAAAAGGTCCACCTACGAGGCCGAGAAAGGCATATACGAGGACCTCAAGTGGCTCGGGCTCAACTGGGACGAGGGGCCGGATGCAGGCGGGCCATTTGGCCCATACAGGCAATCAGAGCGGCTTTCCATTTACAAAGACGAGGCCGAGAGGCTCGTTGACGAGGGCAAGGCGTACAGGTGCTATTGCACTGTCGAGAGGCTTGAAGAGCTCCGCGCGGAACAGGCCGCAAAGGGCCTGCCCTCGCGCTATGACGGCAGGTGCAGGGAGCTCGACCCCCGGAAGGCGCCTGAGGGCGCGCCTTCTGTCATACGCTTCAAGGTGCCTGTAAAAGACGTCATGCTCATGGACGCGGTCCACGGGCTTTTGAGCTTCGATTCACGCGCCATAGGCGACTTCGTCATAATGGGCTCTGATGGCATCGCGGCCTATAATTTCGCCGCCGTTGTGGACGACTCCGGGATGAGCATTTCCCACGTGATACGCGGTGACGACCACCTCTCGAACACGCCGAGGCAGATACTCCTTTTCGAGTCGCTCGGCAGGCGCGCGCCCATATACAGCCATGTGCCGCTGGTACTCGGGCCTGACAGGACGCCCCTCAGCAAGCGCCACGGCGACTTCTCACTAAAGGGCCTCCGGGAAGAGGGCTATCTACCCGAGGCAATCGCTAACGCAATAGCCCGGCTCGGATGGAGCCCGGGCGAAGGTCTTTTTACGCTTGAAGAGATGGCCGGGAGGTTTACGCTTGAGCGGCTCTCGAAATCCGGCTCGGAATTCGATATCGCGAGGCTTAAGTCCTACAGCAAGGTAGCGCTCGCCAGGAGGTCCGGGGAAGGGCTTGCCTCTCTCGTTGGGATCGAGGGCGCGGATACCAATAAGCTCGTTGAGCTTTCGGACGCGCTCAAGAAGAACGCATCGACCATTAACGAGCTACGCGCCCTCATGCGTCCGTTCCTCTCAGAACCCGCTCCCGGAGAGGCCGCGCTTTCGGAATTAAAAGAAGAGCGGAGCCGCAGGGTAATAACGGCGTTCAAGGAAGAGCTGGAGAAGATTACCGGGCCGGAGGATTACGAGGCGATAATAGAAAGGGTCAAGGCCGCCACGGGCGAAAAGGGTAGGCATCTTCTCATGCCCGCGCGGCTCGCCCTCACGGGCGAGCGCGAAGGCATAGAGCTACCCGGGGTCTTTAGGCTCCTCGGAAAAAGAGAAGCGATAAGGAGGCTTGAAAAATGGCTTCGATAA
- a CDS encoding lipoprotein insertase outer membrane protein LolB, whose translation MRRLLLLAALVPLLAAGCAAKRPLTLSPPEITPVTLRAYGAVEMKRVFTVSGRALILASSPASFRIEVYGPFGQTAAIIASDGETVYTVTEDGAESFNRDEPGVPYSIKPEDVTSFLLGNPRPAYELSGNMVETAMDEHGRLRLFSRPAEDGGRGLKVLLEDYREVSGAHIPFRIIIDDGKRTVTIKYNEVEVNPALPEDLFSAGQAAREASP comes from the coding sequence GTGAGGAGGCTCCTTCTGCTTGCCGCCCTTGTCCCGCTCCTTGCGGCAGGGTGCGCGGCAAAACGCCCCCTGACTCTTTCCCCCCCCGAGATAACCCCGGTAACGCTACGCGCATACGGGGCCGTCGAGATGAAGCGGGTCTTCACCGTAAGCGGCAGGGCCTTGATACTCGCCAGCAGCCCCGCCTCCTTCAGGATAGAGGTCTACGGGCCCTTCGGCCAGACCGCCGCGATAATTGCGAGCGACGGAGAGACGGTTTACACCGTTACTGAAGACGGCGCCGAGTCTTTCAACCGCGATGAACCCGGCGTTCCATATTCGATTAAGCCCGAGGACGTCACATCCTTCCTGCTTGGGAACCCCCGCCCGGCATACGAGCTTTCCGGAAACATGGTCGAGACGGCGATGGACGAGCACGGAAGGCTCCGGCTCTTTTCCAGGCCGGCTGAAGACGGAGGGCGCGGCCTCAAGGTGCTCCTCGAGGACTACAGGGAGGTGTCGGGGGCCCACATACCTTTCAGGATAATCATCGACGACGGCAAAAGGACGGTCACGATAAAATACAATGAAGTCGAGGTAAACCCGGCGCTTCCGGAAGACCTCTTCAGCGCCGGACAGGCAGCCCGGGAGGCCAGCCCGTAA
- a CDS encoding TRAM domain-containing protein, protein MYLVMRSLLVIFASASGYYIVLRILGGKFALVGLVSGLLISVLAIFFEKRVKKTPLRIVLGGAIGLIIGLTVANLLTYPLMLKSQFGSEYFELAVYLLTNIIIGYLGLSIGMKKGDEFDWHKAVKLFTEHQKGGEAPEKAAIKASPLVIDTSVIIDGRIAEVTETGFLEGKLIVPQFVLQELQHIADSADPVKRARGKRGLDVLKQIQSTNRTSVEISGRDFPEIREVDSKLVALAKEISGKILTNDANLNKVAELHGVSVLNMNKLATAMKPVVLPGEALNILVLKEGKEHGQGVGYLEDGTMVVIDNGREFVGKTIDVTITSVLQTTGGRMIFSKAREDFRKAAYQ, encoded by the coding sequence TTGTATCTCGTAATGCGCTCCCTTCTGGTGATATTCGCTTCGGCCAGCGGGTACTACATAGTCCTCCGGATACTCGGCGGAAAGTTCGCCCTCGTGGGCCTCGTAAGCGGACTGCTCATTTCCGTCCTCGCCATCTTTTTCGAAAAGCGCGTAAAGAAGACCCCTTTGAGGATCGTCCTCGGCGGGGCCATAGGGCTCATAATAGGGCTCACTGTCGCTAACCTCCTCACTTATCCGCTGATGCTCAAATCCCAGTTCGGGAGCGAGTACTTCGAGCTGGCGGTCTACCTCCTTACAAACATAATCATCGGCTACCTGGGCCTTAGCATCGGGATGAAAAAAGGAGACGAGTTCGACTGGCACAAGGCCGTCAAGCTCTTCACCGAGCACCAGAAGGGCGGAGAGGCGCCGGAAAAGGCCGCCATAAAGGCAAGCCCGCTCGTGATAGACACGAGCGTCATAATAGACGGCAGGATAGCCGAGGTCACGGAGACCGGCTTCCTGGAAGGCAAGCTCATAGTGCCGCAGTTCGTGCTCCAGGAGCTCCAGCACATAGCCGACTCGGCAGACCCGGTCAAAAGGGCCCGCGGCAAGAGGGGGCTCGACGTATTGAAGCAGATACAGTCAACGAACAGGACGTCGGTCGAGATATCCGGGAGGGACTTCCCTGAAATAAGGGAGGTTGACTCGAAGCTCGTGGCGCTCGCAAAGGAGATTTCCGGGAAGATACTCACGAACGACGCCAACCTCAACAAGGTGGCGGAGCTCCACGGCGTGAGCGTACTCAACATGAACAAGCTCGCGACAGCCATGAAGCCCGTGGTGCTCCCCGGAGAGGCCCTCAACATCCTGGTCCTCAAGGAGGGCAAGGAGCACGGCCAGGGCGTGGGCTACCTCGAGGACGGGACAATGGTCGTCATAGACAACGGCCGCGAGTTCGTGGGAAAGACCATAGACGTCACCATAACGAGCGTCCTTCAGACGACCGGCGGGAGGATGATATTCTCCAAGGCCCGGGAGGACTTCAGGAAAGCCGCCTACCAGTAG
- the trxA gene encoding thioredoxin, translated as MGENTINVSDSNFESMVLKSEIPALVDFWASWCAPCKAIAPIVDEMAAAYSGKVRVAKMNVDDNPSTPGRYGVRGIPTLILFKDGKVVDQLVGAVPKDQVKELIEKAL; from the coding sequence ATGGGCGAGAACACGATAAACGTATCAGATTCCAATTTTGAGTCCATGGTGCTGAAATCCGAAATCCCGGCCCTGGTGGACTTCTGGGCGAGCTGGTGCGCCCCGTGCAAGGCTATCGCCCCCATCGTCGACGAGATGGCCGCGGCCTATTCCGGCAAGGTGAGGGTGGCTAAGATGAACGTGGACGATAACCCATCCACCCCGGGCAGGTATGGCGTAAGGGGCATACCTACCCTGATACTCTTCAAGGACGGGAAGGTCGTTGACCAGCTTGTCGGAGCGGTGCCGAAAGACCAGGTAAAAGAGCTCATCGAAAAGGCGCTTTGA
- a CDS encoding TlpA disulfide reductase family protein translates to MGTNAGPRGHVLNIAVVLLSFVVGLWGCGKVEDRPKTEEKSNAAREAAPQKAIPFKIMGFDGRELGLDDLKGKLVVVNFFASWCGPCRMEAPELERTWAEFKGSGVEFVAIAVDDTETNAREFIKRYNVTFPAGIDSDRRIISDYKIGFIPMTYVIGRDGTVLQVFNGMVTQKTLSDLIQGHL, encoded by the coding sequence ATGGGAACTAATGCAGGCCCGCGCGGCCATGTGCTCAATATAGCGGTAGTCCTCTTATCCTTCGTTGTCGGCCTCTGGGGCTGCGGCAAAGTCGAGGACAGGCCGAAGACGGAAGAGAAATCCAATGCCGCCCGTGAGGCTGCCCCCCAGAAGGCGATACCTTTCAAGATAATGGGGTTCGACGGCAGGGAGCTTGGGCTTGATGATCTAAAGGGCAAGCTCGTGGTCGTCAATTTCTTCGCGAGCTGGTGCGGGCCGTGCAGGATGGAGGCCCCTGAGCTTGAGCGGACCTGGGCCGAGTTCAAGGGCAGCGGCGTCGAGTTCGTGGCCATCGCGGTCGACGACACTGAGACAAACGCGCGTGAGTTCATAAAGAGGTACAATGTCACCTTCCCGGCGGGCATCGATTCCGACAGGCGGATAATCTCCGATTACAAGATAGGCTTCATACCCATGACCTACGTCATAGGGAGGGACGGCACGGTCCTCCAGGTCTTTAACGGCATGGTGACGCAGAAAACACTCTCCGACCTTATCCAGGGCCATCTTTAG
- the ispD gene encoding 2-C-methyl-D-erythritol 4-phosphate cytidylyltransferase produces MKNYIDLLGKPVLARTIEPFEASGMVDSIVVVAPPADERFCRERIIEEYGFQKVICVAGGGAERQDSVENGLNAAGEGFGAVIVHDGARPLVTPDIIEKTIRAALDIGAAIAAVPVKDTIKEAGDGIVRSTLKREALIAVQTPQAFRTEVLIEAFRKAKADGFLGTDESSLVERTGAKVKVVIGSYENIKITTPGDLLLAECILRQREGITT; encoded by the coding sequence ATGAAGAACTACATCGACCTCCTCGGAAAACCGGTGCTCGCCCGCACGATAGAGCCTTTCGAGGCCTCGGGCATGGTCGATTCCATCGTCGTCGTAGCGCCCCCGGCAGACGAGAGGTTCTGCAGGGAGCGGATAATAGAGGAGTACGGCTTCCAGAAGGTCATCTGCGTGGCAGGCGGCGGGGCCGAGAGGCAGGACTCGGTCGAGAACGGCCTCAATGCCGCCGGAGAGGGTTTCGGGGCCGTCATAGTCCACGACGGGGCTCGGCCCCTCGTCACACCTGATATAATCGAGAAGACCATAAGGGCCGCGCTCGATATCGGCGCGGCCATAGCCGCGGTGCCGGTAAAGGACACTATAAAGGAAGCGGGCGACGGCATCGTGAGGTCGACCCTTAAAAGGGAAGCGCTCATCGCGGTGCAGACCCCGCAGGCCTTCAGGACCGAGGTGCTCATAGAGGCCTTCAGGAAGGCGAAGGCAGACGGATTCTTAGGCACGGACGAAAGCTCTCTCGTGGAGAGGACGGGCGCGAAGGTGAAGGTGGTCATCGGCTCATACGAAAACATAAAGATAACGACGCCAGGCGACCTCTTGCTCGCCGAATGCATATTGAGGCAGAGGGAGGGGATAACGACATGA
- the ispF gene encoding 2-C-methyl-D-erythritol 2,4-cyclodiphosphate synthase, with protein MRIGFGYDVHRLVEGRRLVLGGVEVPFEKGLDGHSDADVLLHAVIDALIGAAGLGDIGKHFPPTDPAWKGASSLDLLARAASLLREKGYTVGNIDSTIVCEAPKLLGHMPGIVRNISRVLGCGEERVNVKAKTEEGLGFTGSGDGISAYAVVLIEGGRG; from the coding sequence ATGAGGATAGGTTTCGGATACGACGTCCACAGGCTTGTGGAGGGAAGAAGGCTCGTGCTCGGGGGCGTGGAGGTGCCCTTTGAAAAGGGCCTTGACGGCCACTCCGACGCTGACGTCCTCCTCCATGCGGTGATAGACGCGCTCATCGGGGCCGCGGGCCTTGGCGACATCGGAAAGCACTTTCCCCCGACGGACCCCGCGTGGAAGGGCGCATCGAGCCTCGACCTCCTGGCCAGGGCCGCGTCACTTCTTAGGGAAAAGGGCTATACCGTCGGGAACATCGACTCGACCATCGTATGCGAGGCTCCCAAGCTCCTCGGCCACATGCCCGGCATAGTCAGGAACATCTCGCGGGTGCTTGGCTGCGGCGAAGAGAGAGTGAACGTAAAGGCCAAGACAGAGGAAGGGCTCGGCTTTACCGGGAGCGGGGACGGCATAAGCGCCTACGCCGTTGTCCTCATCGAGGGGGGCCGCGGGTAA
- a CDS encoding tetratricopeptide repeat protein, which translates to MKESTYFRKLVVPALAALLLVPSFAAKSHAKDNKSAKVSLKKSGKAGDSYYYYMAAQMLRNSGDLAGAIDLYKRSVSLNPGSAVLHSELGSLYIGSGDVQSAKKHLETAIEKDPGYAPPYALLAEIHSFQKDLAGAARNYEKAIELDPSDSKSYLMLGSMHSKSKEYDKAEAVLKKLLSVKPDSAMAYYYLAKNEFDRADYGKAAEYYQGALNLNSRFGTVYFELGVTFELAKQFDKAIEIYSQGVLLMPNDTGMVNRLSTLYIQQNRLDEALEQLRKLENRDETRLDAMVRTGLIYFEKKRFDDAIAKFNDILSINPELHRVRYYLGTTYEEKGDLANAAAEFVKIPEKDTSFIDSKIHLAYIYERQGRLDSTIKELNEAIKARGESVELLKLLATIYRDAKRHTESIDTLEVAVKLKPDDPDLLFLLGVLYDEAKVDDKFIPTMYRVIELDPRHANALNYIGYTYAERGIELDKAEELIKRALEVSPESGHILDSLGWVYFKKGEIDKAIAELEKALKLLPDDPVVIEHLGDAYASRDTERALSLFESALGKDPENQGLREKIDRLRKEMKAAK; encoded by the coding sequence GTGAAAGAATCCACCTATTTCAGAAAACTGGTAGTGCCCGCGCTTGCGGCGCTCCTTCTTGTGCCTTCCTTTGCCGCCAAATCGCACGCCAAGGACAACAAAAGCGCCAAGGTCAGCCTGAAAAAATCCGGAAAGGCGGGCGACTCCTATTACTACTACATGGCCGCGCAGATGCTCAGGAATAGCGGCGACCTCGCCGGCGCAATAGACCTCTACAAGCGCTCCGTCTCCCTGAACCCTGGTTCCGCGGTACTGCATTCCGAGCTGGGGAGCCTCTATATAGGCTCCGGAGACGTGCAGTCCGCGAAAAAACACCTCGAAACCGCGATAGAGAAGGACCCCGGGTACGCGCCCCCGTACGCGCTGCTTGCGGAGATACACTCCTTCCAGAAGGACCTGGCGGGAGCCGCCAGGAACTACGAGAAAGCCATCGAGCTCGACCCCTCCGACAGCAAGAGCTACCTGATGCTCGGCTCCATGCATTCCAAATCGAAGGAATACGATAAGGCCGAGGCGGTCCTGAAGAAGCTCCTTTCCGTCAAGCCGGACTCCGCGATGGCGTATTACTACCTCGCCAAGAACGAGTTCGACAGGGCTGACTACGGCAAGGCCGCCGAGTATTACCAGGGCGCCCTCAACCTCAACTCGCGCTTCGGGACCGTTTACTTCGAGCTCGGGGTCACCTTCGAGCTTGCCAAGCAGTTCGACAAGGCTATCGAGATATATTCGCAGGGCGTGCTCCTCATGCCCAACGATACCGGCATGGTAAACCGTCTTAGCACGCTCTACATCCAGCAGAACAGGCTCGATGAGGCGCTGGAGCAGCTCAGGAAGCTCGAGAACAGGGACGAGACGCGCCTGGACGCGATGGTCAGGACCGGGCTCATCTACTTCGAGAAAAAGAGGTTCGACGACGCCATCGCGAAGTTCAACGACATACTCTCCATAAACCCCGAGCTCCACAGGGTCCGCTACTACCTCGGGACCACATACGAGGAGAAGGGGGACCTCGCCAACGCGGCGGCAGAGTTCGTAAAGATACCGGAGAAGGACACGAGCTTCATCGACTCTAAGATACACCTGGCGTACATATACGAGCGCCAGGGAAGGCTCGACAGCACAATAAAGGAGCTGAACGAGGCCATAAAGGCCCGTGGCGAGAGCGTTGAGCTTCTTAAGCTCCTCGCCACCATATACCGCGACGCCAAGAGGCACACCGAATCGATAGATACGCTCGAAGTGGCCGTGAAGCTCAAGCCCGATGACCCGGACCTCCTGTTCCTCCTCGGTGTCCTCTACGACGAGGCCAAGGTCGATGACAAGTTCATCCCCACCATGTACAGGGTGATCGAGCTTGACCCCAGGCACGCCAACGCCCTTAACTATATCGGCTACACCTACGCCGAGAGGGGCATCGAGCTCGACAAGGCCGAGGAGCTCATAAAGAGGGCTTTGGAGGTATCGCCCGAGAGCGGCCACATACTCGACAGCCTCGGCTGGGTCTATTTCAAGAAAGGCGAGATAGACAAGGCCATCGCCGAGCTCGAAAAGGCCCTTAAGCTCCTTCCAGACGACCCGGTCGTGATAGAGCACCTCGGTGACGCGTATGCGAGCAGGGACACGGAGAGGGCGCTTTCTCTCTTCGAGTCCGCCCTCGGCAAAGACCCGGAAAACCAGGGGCTGAGGGAGAAAATAGACCGCCTCAGGAAAGAAATGAAGGCCGCCAAGTGA
- a CDS encoding CarD family transcriptional regulator, protein MSKIVIDIFKTGELAVYPAHGVGMIMGIETREVSGVNKNFYIIKILDTEATIMVPTDTAAAVGLRKIVKKSLVPKVYEILKDRSEVCLDNQTWNRRYRDYTDKIKSGCVMEVARVLRDLYILKYDKELSFGERRMLDTAKNLLVKEISIAKKIKEEKVEEELFRLMQR, encoded by the coding sequence ATGTCCAAAATCGTAATAGACATCTTCAAGACCGGCGAGCTTGCCGTCTACCCTGCCCATGGCGTCGGAATGATAATGGGCATCGAGACAAGGGAAGTATCGGGTGTAAACAAAAACTTTTACATAATCAAGATACTCGACACTGAAGCCACGATAATGGTGCCGACCGACACGGCCGCTGCGGTAGGGCTCCGCAAGATAGTAAAGAAGTCCCTTGTCCCCAAGGTGTACGAGATATTGAAGGACCGCTCCGAGGTCTGCCTCGACAACCAGACATGGAACAGAAGATACAGGGACTACACCGACAAGATAAAAAGCGGCTGCGTGATGGAAGTGGCGCGGGTGCTAAGGGACCTCTACATCCTCAAGTACGACAAGGAATTGTCGTTCGGCGAACGCAGGATGCTGGACACGGCCAAGAACCTCCTTGTAAAAGAGATCTCGATCGCCAAGAAGATAAAGGAAGAGAAGGTCGAGGAAGAGCTTTTCCGCCTGATGCAGCGTTAA
- the cysS gene encoding cysteine--tRNA ligase, whose product MASIRVFNSLTGEREEFKPKEPGKVSMYVCGPTVYDLSHIGHARSAVSFDAIQKYFRYRGYEVKYARNYTDVDDKIIKRAATEGISSEAVAEKYIKAFDEDMAALGVGLPDLRPKATESIGKIIEVTDSLIKNGFAYEMGGDVYYSVRKKADYGKLSGKNIDELESGARVEVDERKKDPLDFALWKASKPGEPSWESPWGKGRPGWHIECSAMVLEWLGDTIDIHGGGKDLIFPHHENEIAQSEAATGKTPYASYWLHNGFVNIEKEKMSKSLGNILNIRDALKDHTAEAIRLFLLSSHYRSPIDYTAESLRESESAVERYYKTLQRAAAEYPTILEAEPCLSCVEDRLHDAFKPMDDDFNTAEVIGNLFKEITRMNKAMDEARSKGEKKGVWEELSNSLAVIREAAKFLGVFNRTPEEYYRDKNSRVRLELSAEEIERLIAERNDARKRKDFARADAIRKELSDKGVELEDTPKGTTWSVKG is encoded by the coding sequence ATGGCTTCGATAAGGGTCTTCAACTCCCTCACGGGCGAGAGGGAGGAGTTTAAGCCGAAGGAGCCCGGCAAGGTCTCGATGTACGTATGCGGCCCGACCGTCTACGACCTGAGCCACATAGGGCACGCGAGGAGCGCGGTCTCCTTCGACGCCATACAGAAATACTTCAGGTACAGGGGGTACGAGGTCAAATACGCCCGGAACTACACGGACGTAGACGACAAGATAATCAAGAGGGCCGCTACAGAGGGCATCTCTTCCGAAGCTGTCGCGGAGAAGTACATCAAGGCCTTTGACGAGGACATGGCCGCCCTCGGCGTGGGCCTCCCGGACCTGAGGCCCAAGGCAACCGAGAGCATAGGGAAGATAATAGAGGTCACGGATTCCCTCATAAAGAATGGCTTCGCCTATGAGATGGGAGGAGACGTCTACTACTCAGTCAGGAAAAAAGCCGACTACGGGAAGCTCTCCGGCAAGAACATAGACGAGCTCGAAAGCGGCGCGAGGGTAGAGGTGGACGAGCGTAAGAAAGACCCGCTGGATTTCGCCCTCTGGAAGGCGAGTAAGCCCGGCGAGCCCTCGTGGGAAAGCCCCTGGGGCAAGGGCCGCCCGGGCTGGCACATTGAGTGCAGCGCGATGGTATTGGAATGGCTCGGAGACACCATAGACATACACGGCGGCGGCAAGGACCTCATCTTCCCGCACCACGAAAACGAGATAGCGCAGAGCGAGGCCGCCACAGGCAAAACACCCTATGCAAGTTATTGGCTCCACAACGGGTTCGTGAATATCGAAAAAGAAAAGATGAGCAAGTCCCTCGGGAACATCCTTAACATCAGGGACGCGCTCAAGGACCACACGGCAGAGGCCATAAGGCTTTTCCTGCTTTCGAGCCACTACCGCTCGCCCATAGACTACACGGCGGAGTCGCTACGCGAATCCGAGAGCGCGGTAGAGAGATATTACAAGACCCTCCAGCGCGCGGCAGCCGAGTACCCGACCATACTCGAGGCCGAGCCTTGCTTAAGCTGTGTGGAGGACAGGCTACACGACGCCTTCAAGCCCATGGACGACGACTTCAACACCGCCGAGGTCATAGGGAACCTCTTCAAGGAAATAACGCGCATGAACAAGGCCATGGACGAGGCAAGGAGCAAAGGCGAGAAAAAGGGCGTATGGGAGGAGCTTTCGAACTCGCTCGCGGTCATACGCGAGGCAGCGAAGTTCCTGGGCGTCTTCAACCGCACGCCAGAGGAGTATTACAGGGACAAGAACTCCCGCGTCCGGCTTGAGCTTTCGGCGGAAGAGATCGAGAGGCTTATTGCCGAAAGGAACGATGCCCGTAAAAGGAAAGACTTTGCCCGGGCCGACGCGATAAGAAAAGAGCTATCGGACAAGGGCGTCGAGCTTGAGGACACGCCGAAGGGGACGACGTGGAGCGTGAAGGGGTGA
- a CDS encoding PilZ domain-containing protein — translation MGNGKNPEDDYVVLRSDRRKNLRKQLLVLKVRGEDKAGVFFGYAKTVGRGGMFIASVNPKKAGEEFEISFKLGDLDIKCRCVVAWSREYDSLVKKEPGMGIQFLDLDEAGKNAVEEWLKRQ, via the coding sequence ATGGGAAATGGTAAGAACCCGGAAGACGATTACGTTGTCCTGAGGTCTGACAGGAGGAAGAACCTCCGAAAGCAGTTGCTTGTCCTCAAGGTCAGGGGCGAGGACAAGGCCGGGGTCTTTTTCGGCTACGCCAAGACGGTCGGCAGGGGCGGCATGTTCATAGCCTCCGTAAACCCGAAAAAAGCCGGCGAGGAGTTCGAGATTTCCTTCAAGCTCGGCGACCTCGACATAAAATGCAGGTGCGTGGTCGCCTGGTCGAGGGAGTACGACTCGCTTGTGAAAAAGGAGCCGGGCATGGGCATACAGTTCCTGGACCTCGACGAGGCGGGCAAGAACGCGGTAGAGGAGTGGCTCAAGAGGCAGTAG
- a CDS encoding endonuclease NucS encodes MPRYWVIAPVESKPSELFDKVWQFDLTNKLISIGWKQLGDVSKMSREELFNAIASTYPDKPQATKSLYANMIWAFYHEIKPGDIVIARRGRKILAAIGKVSRSAFYTPGKNPIHYHSHFIEVAWQDFPRDKVFSTVVFPMHTLTEFSEEQFHNLLEGSGIQFQPDVSAAIEDLNAFVLEKYLEDFIVSNFDTIFKGELKIYEDEEGNDGQQYATEIGPIDILAVDPTSKAFVVIELKKGRPSDSVIGQVLRYMGWVKQNLCAANQAVKGLIICRDPDPKLSYALEMTKNVLVRYYSVSFKLREVS; translated from the coding sequence ATGCCTCGCTATTGGGTGATTGCTCCTGTCGAATCTAAGCCTTCGGAATTGTTCGATAAGGTCTGGCAGTTTGATCTTACCAACAAATTAATCTCAATTGGCTGGAAACAGCTTGGCGATGTATCAAAAATGAGTCGAGAGGAGCTTTTTAATGCAATCGCATCAACATATCCAGATAAGCCACAGGCAACGAAATCGCTTTATGCAAATATGATTTGGGCCTTCTATCATGAAATCAAGCCGGGCGACATAGTTATTGCTCGAAGAGGACGCAAGATCCTTGCAGCTATTGGAAAGGTGAGCCGATCAGCTTTTTATACTCCAGGAAAAAATCCTATTCACTACCATTCACACTTCATAGAAGTCGCCTGGCAGGATTTTCCGCGCGACAAGGTCTTCTCCACAGTTGTATTTCCAATGCACACACTCACCGAATTTTCTGAGGAACAATTTCATAATCTCTTAGAAGGATCGGGAATTCAATTTCAGCCGGACGTTTCTGCGGCGATTGAGGACCTCAATGCTTTTGTCCTTGAGAAATATCTCGAAGATTTCATTGTAAGTAACTTCGACACGATTTTCAAAGGTGAACTGAAGATATACGAGGATGAAGAGGGCAATGATGGTCAGCAATACGCAACGGAAATCGGTCCAATAGATATTTTAGCGGTTGACCCCACATCAAAGGCGTTCGTAGTCATCGAGTTGAAAAAAGGTCGTCCATCTGATTCCGTTATTGGTCAGGTCCTGCGTTATATGGGTTGGGTCAAGCAGAACCTTTGCGCAGCAAACCAAGCCGTAAAGGGACTCATCATCTGCCGCGATCCCGATCCCAAATTGTCTTATGCATTGGAAATGACGAAAAACGTGTTGGTTCGGTATTATAGTGTTTCTTTCAAACTTAGAGAAGTCTCGTAG
- a CDS encoding PilZ domain-containing protein: MVDKRKSPRLKMRASVRYGLTDPPEQFAFITDLSETGICIKASQVFGVGTKLYLKITIDDVDYMAEGVVAWAKKVPHGMVHIAKCGMGVEFSRVDEGLTKHYHNRKARH, from the coding sequence ATGGTCGACAAAAGAAAAAGCCCCAGGTTAAAAATGCGCGCAAGCGTCCGTTACGGGTTGACCGATCCGCCAGAGCAGTTCGCGTTCATCACTGACCTGTCGGAGACAGGCATCTGCATAAAGGCCAGCCAGGTTTTCGGCGTCGGGACGAAGCTATATCTCAAGATTACCATAGACGATGTTGACTACATGGCCGAGGGCGTGGTGGCCTGGGCAAAGAAGGTCCCGCATGGCATGGTGCACATCGCCAAATGCGGGATGGGGGTCGAGTTCTCGCGCGTGGACGAGGGGCTCACAAAGCACTACCATAATAGGAAGGCGCGGCACTGA